The DNA region AAAGCCCGTGCTCTTTGTTCTCGGGTCAAAATGTCCTCAACGTACCTATTCAAGTACGCTTCCGGGCATTTTGACCCTGCGGCCTCGATCACGGGCTTTTCGCTCGGTCTCGCGACGAATCCATTTATGAGACCGGTTCTAGAATTATTATTCGATGATGCCCGAAGATTGCGTATTGCGGTCTTATATACGTACGTACGACATGATATTGACATTCGTACGTGATTTTGGGTAATCTATTGAAGACATGAAGGCTATTGCGGCTTCACAGTTGCGCCAGAATATTTACCGGCTCCTCGATCGCATATTGCAGACAGGCATTCCTTTGGAGATCGTTCGGCGGGGCAAGCGTCTTCGGATTTCCGCTTTGGAACCCCCAAGCAAGCTTGCGAGCCTTCCGAAAAGGAGAATCATCAAGGGAAACCCAGAGGATATGGTGCATCTGGATTGGTCCGGCGAGTGGAAGCCCGAACGTTCGTGATCTATCTCGATACGCACGTGATTGTGTGGCTCTATTCGGGCGAGGTGGATCGCATCCCCGCCAAGGCTCGGCACGAGATGGAAAGGAACAATCTTCTCGCCTCTCCCGTCTGCGCCCTCGAAGTTCAGTACCTGTTTGAACTGGGAAGAATCCGGGCTTCTTCACGCCAGATTCTCACCGATCTCGAAGCTCGAATCGGATTGGAGATATGCGGCTTGGCGTTTGATCGGGTGATCGCGCATGCACTCGAGGAATCGTGGACCCGCGACCCGTTTGATCGAATCATTGTTGGGCAAGCGCGCGTTCAAAACGCGGGGTTGGTTACCAAGGACGACGAGATTCACCGGCATTACCGGGGGACGGTTTGGGAGTAACTGTTTTAACCCCCCTAGATCATTGTCGGTTTTCGGGGTTTCCCGTTGACATTGCCGCTCGGCATGTACTATAAACCCGCGTTTAAACTTTGAACCCAGTGGGAGTTTTAACCATCTTTTCAGGTAGTTCCACGTGTTTGATCGATTACAAGAACGCCTTGGGCGGACATTTCGTACTCTTCGCGGTCTCGGAAAGATTCGGGAATCGAACATTTCCGAAGCTCTGGCGGAGGTCCGGGAAAGCCTTTTAGAAGCGGACGTTTCGTACCGCGTCGTTCAATCCTTCATCGATACCGTGCGTCAGCGCGCGCTCGGTACAGAGGTTTTGGACAGCGTCGAACCAGGTCAACAGTTCATCAAAATTCTTCACGATGAGCTGGTTCAAATCTTGGGCGGACAGGTCGCCGAGATCCCCCGCGTCCAGGGGAGGCCGCTCACGATTCTTATGGCCGGGCTACAAGGCTCCGGAAAAACGACGACGGCGGCCAAGATCGCAAAAATTCTCCGCGATCAGCGCGGCGAGCGGCCGTTGTTGGTACCGGCCGATACGCAACGACCCGCGGCGCGCGAACAACTGATCCAGTTGGGACAGAAAAACGGCTTGACGGTATTTGCCTCGAACGAGACGGACCCGGTCGCGATTGTTCGTGCGGCACGACGAGCCGTGGAACAGAGGGAAATCGCAGCCAATTGCTTGGTCATCGACACAGCTGGCC from Bdellovibrionota bacterium includes:
- a CDS encoding type II toxin-antitoxin system Phd/YefM family antitoxin — translated: MKAIAASQLRQNIYRLLDRILQTGIPLEIVRRGKRLRISALEPPSKLASLPKRRIIKGNPEDMVHLDWSGEWKPERS
- a CDS encoding type II toxin-antitoxin system VapC family toxin, encoding MEARTFVIYLDTHVIVWLYSGEVDRIPAKARHEMERNNLLASPVCALEVQYLFELGRIRASSRQILTDLEARIGLEICGLAFDRVIAHALEESWTRDPFDRIIVGQARVQNAGLVTKDDEIHRHYRGTVWE